The window CGCCCAGCCCTCCCTGTCAGTgcacagagaggagaaaggccCTGGGTTCCCAGGCATTGTTAAGATGCAGCGGCGCTACTCTCCCTGTCTGAGGACGAGATCCGAGTAGGCAGCACATCTGAGGCGGAGCTGCAATAGGTCTGCTGTATCTGCATGATTCCTCCATCACTGCCTCTTCCCTTCCACACCACTTCTAAGCTGAGGTGGgaaaggaggaggtggaggtatagaggggtgtgtttggggttggaAGTGGGgtgccatgtgtgtgtgtgagactgtgtgtgtgtgtgtgtgagactgtgtgtgtgtttgtgtgtgtgcgtgcctgagagagacagggagagagagagtgagagagactgaaggaggagagaggtatAAATAAGGTGGACAATATTGAATCGATTTGCAATACTAGATAACAATATGTTACAGGTGTCAATCTTTGACACTGTCATGAAATGCTTCAGACAAAATTACTCTAAGATTCCAGTTGTACAAAGATCTATGTGTCAGGGGGTACAACATAGGTCAGTGGTCTTATTCCTTGTCCAGATGGGAACGCATTTTACAGACGTTTTTATAAGTCCACTTTTCAAATGGCTACGATTATTTgtttaaatagaaatgtttgccaTAAATGGGATGCAGTAAATAGCACATAGAAGTTCAGAAACAGAGATAATTAGGTTCACAACATTTCCAAGACCAATGTACAGAATGAGAAAAGTTTTATGTTATAGAAGGGTGTATCTTACTTCACATATTATACTAATGTCAAAATAATCAAGGAGGAAAATATTCTAAATCCAAATAAATTAGTTAGAACTAAAAACTACAGTACAGAAGGAAATAGACAATAATATAAGACTGTAATACATCTACACCTGATGCCACATTGCTCACACAAAACGGTTACAAACAATTCGAACAGTAAAAATGTCTGTCATATTTGTGTTAAACAATctcttataaaccaggtggtttaaatcctgaatgctgattgattgatagctgtggtatataagACTGTACCACTGGTATGACTTTACTTTTTACTGCTGTAATTGCATTGTTAACTGGTTTATAAGTACAACAAGCCATCTCACCAGTTTGtgatataccatggctaagctTTGTGTCCAATCACACCACTCTGCTTTgcgcctaagaacagctcttagccgtggtatattgaccatataccacaccccctcgtgcattattgcttacatataccatgTAATTCAGCCAAACCGCATTCAGGATTCGAACCAAACGGTTTATAGTATTAgttgtttttataattattttttgttgcaTAAATAACATGTGAAAAAAGGTTTAAAGATTAATGACCTAGATAGTATTGCAATTTCTTCTTCAGATTATTCTACCAGAAAAGTTACATGATGATATGTCACATACACTACTCTTTGACCGGGCGCGCTAACCCAGTGAGTCTCATGAGAGCGTTCCAGTTTGTTAGTCAGTTTGGAATTTGAATAGCACAGAAGAACCGCCTCTGTCTGATTGGCCCTGAGCTCCATATATGGGTGGAGTTTACATGTCAATCAATGGAGAGCCGGGTTGTCATTGGCGCAGGTCGAGGTGGGCAGACTCCTcctcaaaatatatatactctGGCTAAGCGTGCCTAGCAAATTATTGCTTGCTAGCATACAGAGGGAAGCGGACAGCCGTGTTCAATGTTTTACCACAGAGCTGACTTAAGCCTTCGCCCTCGAACGAAATATCGTGACTTCCACTGAAAGAAAGTCGCTTTTCTGCGTCGGAGAGGAGCGGGAAACGACTATATCACCATCATGATCAACACGATGGAGTGTGCAGTGGATGCACAAAGTCTGATCTCCATTTCCTTACGGAAGATCCACAACTCCAGGACGCAGAGAGGAGGCATCAAGCTGCACAAAAACCTCTTGGTCTCCTATGTACTGAGGAATGCAAGACAGGTCTACATGAACGAGAAGTATGCGGAGATCTACAGGATGCAGCAGTACGAGGAGGTGATGACCGTCTGCAACGAGATCCAGGAGTTAAACCCGCTGGATTTGGCCGAGGACTGCGAGGAGCAGAGCGGGGACTGCTGCGGCAACGTTGGGGTGAGCGAGCCGGCGAGTCTCTGTTGTGCGCTCCTGCCTGTGAGCCATCTAGCAGCTGTGCAGTCAGCGCATATCCAAGCCCCCTCCGCCTGCTCCgcgcctctctccctccaaagCGACGAGGTCTGCAAGGAGACCGAGCCCTCGTTCTATCGGAGCTGCTGTGCGGAGGCTTACCCTGTATCGAACTGTGACTTTTCCCCGGTGAACAACAACCTACACTGCAACAAAACGACAGTGCTCGATCTGGACACGCACGTAGTGACAACAGTGGAGAATGGGTACCTACACCAGGACTGCTGTGCGTCGCTCCAACAGTGCTGCCAGAGCGCACAGTCCCCAGCTAAGAAACGCAAGGTTGACTTTGAATATTATATATCCGATATTGAGGAGGTGTCGGATTTTACCCCATGTAAAAGGGCGAAATTCGAGGACTGTTCCTACGCGAATTCGGAACACTTGGACACGTCAAACATTTCCAATCTGATCTCGATCTTCGGCTCGGGGTTTTCGGGGTTGGTGAGCAGACAGTCGGACTTTGAGCAAGCCTTGAACGGACAGTTCTGTAGCAAACAAGCCCTAGCGAGTCTAGGAGCGTGGACTAGAGCTATCGTAGCTTTTTGACTCCATGGTAAACTAGAATTAAACACTTTATGAAATTGTACAAAGTCTAAATCAAATTGACTTTATTTTTGCAAGAAAGGCTATTTAAACATTGaacagtttttgtttgtttgttgactTTCGTTTTGATGGGGAAGAGGAAGGTCGTGCCACATGTGATATATGCAGGCTTTCCTTTTAATTCGAATATGTCcacataacacattttacatgGTAGGCTAGTTGTGAATTTTATAACGAAGTTGATTTCGTTGCCTTAAACCCAACGCATACTACTGCTAGCTATTGTTGCAAACATTGAACGTGGTTGAATGTCTCGCTCGCGGATTCTGTTTTTGATTTGATCTCTCCTACAGAACAGTTTTGAACACATTGTCTCGTTTTAAGACACTACACAAGTATTATAACTGAAAAGCAATCATATCATGTAGCCTCAGCTCCAGCCTAACTAGAAGTGTGCCCATGGATGGCTTTGCAACATGCTTTCGTTGTGCGTAGTGGTTTAATACAGTAAACAACTAACGAAAAGCGacaatataacaaatataattaCACAAAGACTGTTTTGTTGTAGGCTACTTTGGTTACCCTTAGTTTTCTGGGTTGATATGTTAAACTTGGATGTTAAATTAATATTATAAGGACACCAGTAGTAGGCTATGTTACATGGGAACTACATGGCACATTCTGACCACATATACGTTGACAGGTGAAGGCGCAATGGTTCAGACTTAAATTTCCCTCTCAAACTAGTGGGTGCATTAACTCTGAATCAGCTTGCTGCGTCTCTATTGATGTGCTTAGTTGTACCCAACTTTCCACCTCACCTCTGATCAGAACCATGAATTACTCCAACTCCCAGAATACACGTGTAATCCAATCAATCCAGGTATTTTTTTGACAGTTTGATCTGTTGAGCGTCCCCCCTCACCGTGAACCTATAACAAAAAGTTATTGATCAAGCCTTCACAGTAATTCATGATGCCAACACGGCTTGGTTTTgtgagttttgttttattttctaaaatcTTAAGACCTTTTGTTCTAAAAAGGCAAGCTCATGATTTAGCCATACATCCACACATTATAAGCACTATGTGTACTGAAATAAAGATGTCTTTCCAGACATCCTTTCCATATTTTGTtggtattattgtatttttgtgcATATTACATTGTATATCACCGGGTAAAactgttttagaaaatatttgttaaaaatttataatcttaataaaaaaaatgaaaacaaatctgCACTCCTTGATACATTTTTGAGAATAGCACATGCTGGCCAAACATTGCATGTTGAAGTCACATTTTGTCTCAGTTATATGATTTTCTTCCCAGAAACTCCAGTCAAGTCATGACAACATGAAGTTTGTGAGGGATTTAATCTCACTGAGAAAGTTACTGCTGTAAGGGAGAGATGCATAGGACCATTTGTTCGTTTATGAAAATAGGATTGGGGCCTTCATTTGTGGATTTCTTGTGTACACCATAGAGTTAATATTCAAACACCTCTGAGGGTATCTTAGTCATTTTTCAGCAGTTCCATTAGATCAGGAAGTCCTGGTTATCAACAGAAAACATATTTATGCAATGTAGTCTTTTAATGTATTTGGGTGCTAGTTTCATTTCAAGACATTTACAACTTTAAAACGTGTGATAAATGGGGCATCACTGTTTTAGTGTGAAACCAACGTATATTGAGTACAACATCGTAACAACAAAGCGAGatatattttgtatgtaatACACGTTGTGTTAAAAATGGGTCTACTTGAGAAAATTCCCTGGCTAATTTCAATTCCAAAATAACATAGAACCATTGTGCTTGGTTAGTAAGTGCACGCTCTGGCTGACTGGGACGCTGCTGCATGTGCGCTCTGAGTTGTGCGCGCGCGCCTTTTTTTGGCCAGGCATTTTCCCCCAAACTTGCAGTCGTGTTATCTCCGCTATATGCCACTTGGTGGTGTTCTTCAAAATCAATGAATGAAGGTATTAGAAAGCCTATGTAGCGGCACCTCGGGCTGACCTCGGCTTcgcgccccccaccccccgccacccctccccctccagaAGCCCATGTCCCCATCCCTCCTCATGTACTCCACTTCACACCCCTCCTCCTCGCTCCCTGTCTCCCTCGTTTTTATTCCAACCCGAAACCTCTCGACTCCTCTCAATTTGAGATACCGCAGTACGTCCAACAACACATCAACGCAGCTATACATTTAGCCTAGCCTACTTTTTCAAGTCTCCGTTGCCGGCACTGTTTTCCATTTGCCTTCGTGCATATGAATTTGGTATAGGTAGGTGGAAAATAGAAAACATCACTATGCGCGAcgatttttctcttttttgactATTATTTAGCATGATGTAATTATATTTACGACTGACAATGGGAGATACAAATGGCGTTTTCATATAGGTTACGATTAATGTTGCTATTTTAGCAAAACGGGTGGTGGACATTTGATTGTAGCTTTTTATTCACTAATTCGAATTCGATTATTATTTGCAGCATTTGGTCGTGGTAGAGGGGTTCCATCTCCAAAAAGCGATCCGGAAAGTAATTTTATATCAACCCTTAAAATTAGAACATTTTCCTTCTCCCACTGTGACAAATGTTGTGGATCAAGGTTCGTTTAGTGGTGTAGAGCGAGCTCCTCCGCGTGGATTCCAAAGGAATAACACCAGTCTAAGAAATCGCCTAATTCCAAAGACTGGTGCAATCAAAAAAGGTGGTTTCACGTTACGACTCTGTAATAATTCTCATAAGTCTATATTACGGCACTTACAAGGGTTAtaataaacacattgaaaagGTGGGCAACGTGTAAAGTGCGCATGCCTTGGCCATCGTCAAAATTAAGCCTTTGCTTTTCACACAAGCATTTTGCCCACGATCAGTCGGTCTCCTTCGTTTGGAAAAGCTTATAGCCTATCATTAACAAGAATAGACTGCATAGCATGTCTTTGAACCCACTGAATTGACAGAAGGCAGCTAAAAACCCCTCCACCCTTCTTATCTGCGTCGCCGGTGTTGATGATCACAGCAGTCGCTCCATGCATTTGAATAGGTAGGGGCTGAGGTGAATATAGGGTGATGTCAACCGCTCTGCTCAGTTTCCTCTCACCGCTCTAATTAGTCAGCAGCAAGCAGCATAGATTTCAGGGGCCACTTTTCTGAGCGCGCCCAAACCGACAGTGACGAGGCAGAAATTGAGAACTGAATTTGCGTAAAGAAAATGGATCAACTGcaggaagagggacagagacaaacCTTATGTATTATGAATGCCTGGATCTACCCATATGCCTATATATCCTTTTAGTATCCTGGCCTCAGtacaaaacattcattttagtgTCTGCCAATTTCAAAATATATGCATTAAAAAACAGCAGACCTACTCCAGATCATCATGTTcaatttttgtatttaaaataccCTATTATATCATTAGTATAAAACCTCTTATTGGAAACACTCAGACATCTCACATTAAGTTGCAATGCTATACTAACTCAGCTGATTTACCCTAATGGAAAGGGGTGAGAACCCTTGTCCTTCAGTATCTAGTAAGTAAGCCTCACTTTCTAACATACTTTTAGTGTTACTGGTGATCTAGCCCCATAACAGCAAAGTATGTTTAATAACTGTGAACCATAACCTTCCCATATTACAAAGCCAAACCAAGAAACCGGTCTGGTGAATCAGCCACCATGACGGCTGGAACCTTGTTTCAAAAGACAAGGCCTATATCATGAAAAATCACAAAGCCAGGATGGTAGGTATAGGGCATGGTAGGTATAGGGATTGTTAGGGATTTGTTGATTTGGTCAATATACAGTGGCTTTAGGACAAGTTCTTGgaacccttcactttctccatatcatttttgttatagactgaatttaTAATTTCTTACATACGCAAATACCCCATAATtacaaagtgaaaacatttttgctacccttttgaaaataaatactcaTATAAGTATTCCAACCCTTTTGCTCAGTATTTTGTAGAAGCCCCTTCTCGCAGTGATTAC is drawn from Esox lucius isolate fEsoLuc1 chromosome 14, fEsoLuc1.pri, whole genome shotgun sequence and contains these coding sequences:
- the ier5l gene encoding immediate early response gene 5-like protein, coding for MINTMECAVDAQSLISISLRKIHNSRTQRGGIKLHKNLLVSYVLRNARQVYMNEKYAEIYRMQQYEEVMTVCNEIQELNPLDLAEDCEEQSGDCCGNVGVSEPASLCCALLPVSHLAAVQSAHIQAPSACSAPLSLQSDEVCKETEPSFYRSCCAEAYPVSNCDFSPVNNNLHCNKTTVLDLDTHVVTTVENGYLHQDCCASLQQCCQSAQSPAKKRKVDFEYYISDIEEVSDFTPCKRAKFEDCSYANSEHLDTSNISNLISIFGSGFSGLVSRQSDFEQALNGQFCSKQALASLGAWTRAIVAF